A part of Acidobacteriota bacterium genomic DNA contains:
- the rsmI gene encoding 16S rRNA (cytidine(1402)-2'-O)-methyltransferase codes for MLRCRNRRLPRRCDAPFSPCSSVPSAPPPGTLHLVATPIGNLEDITYRAVRTLAEADLIAAEDTRRTARLLAHYGISTRCVSFHEHNEARKTGVLLDHLARGDRIALVSDAGTPLVSDPGRRLVRAALDSAIRVEAIPGPSAILTALVASGLATDSFTFAGFPPSRSNARKKWFARLEDEARPVVFFEAPHRIRASLTDLQSCLGDRTIAICREMTKLHENYVVCPISEALASTLGTPRGEYTLIVAPPPPRQASAELPAEAVLVAEFGHLTEIDGLGRRAAIRTLATRYGVSGRAVYGALETGRGYHPGEER; via the coding sequence ATGCTCCGCTGTCGTAACCGGCGGTTGCCACGGCGTTGCGACGCGCCCTTTTCGCCCTGCAGTTCCGTGCCCTCTGCGCCGCCGCCCGGGACGCTACACCTCGTCGCGACGCCGATCGGCAACCTTGAAGACATCACCTACCGAGCGGTGCGGACACTCGCCGAGGCGGATCTGATCGCCGCCGAGGATACGCGCCGGACCGCCAGGCTGCTCGCTCACTACGGCATCAGCACCCGCTGCGTCAGCTTTCACGAGCACAACGAAGCGAGAAAGACCGGCGTGCTGCTCGACCATCTCGCGAGAGGCGACCGCATCGCCCTCGTCAGTGACGCTGGCACGCCCCTGGTCTCGGACCCGGGCCGTCGGCTCGTCCGCGCCGCCCTCGACTCGGCGATCCGGGTGGAGGCGATCCCCGGACCCAGTGCAATCCTGACTGCCCTGGTGGCGAGCGGTCTGGCGACGGACAGCTTCACATTCGCCGGGTTTCCGCCCTCTAGGTCTAATGCCAGAAAAAAGTGGTTCGCCCGGCTGGAAGACGAGGCTCGACCAGTTGTGTTCTTTGAGGCGCCGCACAGGATCCGGGCGTCGCTGACCGATTTGCAGTCGTGTCTTGGCGACCGCACCATCGCCATTTGCCGCGAGATGACAAAACTGCACGAGAATTATGTTGTATGCCCTATTTCCGAGGCGTTGGCGTCCACGCTTGGGACGCCGCGCGGCGAGTACACGCTGATCGTCGCGCCGCCGCCGCCCCGGCAGGCCTCCGCGGAGTTGCCGGCCGAAGCCGTGCTTGTCGCTGAATTCGGCCATTTGACCGAAATAGACGGGCTGGGTCGGCGCGCCGCGATCCGCACACTGGCGACGCGCTACGGCGTTTCCGGGCGCGCGGTCTACGGGGCACTTGAGACGGGGCGCGGGTATCATCCCGGCGAGGAGCGATGA
- the glmU gene encoding UDP-N-acetylglucosamine diphosphorylase/glucosamine-1-phosphate N-acetyltransferase, which yields MTSIDPADRHVVVLAAGRGTRMKSARPKVLHRLAGCSLIEHVLRAADQLCATSTVLVVGHGAEAVQAALNGCRNGIRFVRQEPQLGTAHALLQAEPVLRGARGAAVVLSGDAPLIRSRTVAALVEAHERTGSAATMVTAEVDRPYGYGRIIRDGARFDCVVEEADATDAQRAIREVNGGVYAFDIGPLFTALREIEEAGPKRERYLPAILQAYRAQGLDVGTVAADPVEISGINSQSQLAEAGIVMRQRKNEELMAAGVTIIDPASTYIDVDVQVGADTVIHPNVILEGRTRIGTRCDLHAGVRIADSTLGEGVTVLDHSLIVRATVADEATIGPFAHLRHGTAIGVRARVGNFVELKEASLGAGAKAGHLSYVGDASVGDNANIGAGTITCNYDGRQKHRTTIEDDVFIGSGTELVAPVTVGKGAYVGAGSVVTEDVPPRALALARSRQVIKPGGSDKIRRKAGAGATDKE from the coding sequence ATGACGTCGATCGATCCGGCCGACCGGCATGTCGTCGTCCTCGCCGCTGGGCGTGGGACGCGGATGAAGTCGGCGCGACCCAAGGTGCTGCATCGACTGGCGGGCTGTTCGCTGATCGAGCATGTGCTGCGCGCGGCCGACCAATTGTGCGCGACCTCGACGGTACTGGTCGTGGGGCACGGCGCGGAGGCGGTTCAGGCCGCGCTCAACGGCTGCCGCAACGGAATTCGATTCGTCCGCCAGGAACCGCAGCTCGGCACCGCGCACGCGCTGCTCCAGGCGGAGCCCGTCCTGCGAGGGGCACGGGGCGCCGCCGTCGTCCTCTCGGGCGACGCGCCGCTAATTCGTTCCCGGACGGTCGCAGCGCTCGTCGAAGCTCATGAACGCACGGGGTCGGCGGCGACGATGGTGACCGCCGAGGTCGACCGGCCCTACGGCTACGGCCGCATCATCCGCGACGGCGCGAGGTTCGATTGCGTGGTGGAGGAAGCGGACGCCACCGACGCGCAGAGGGCCATCCGCGAAGTAAACGGGGGCGTCTACGCGTTCGACATCGGGCCTCTCTTCACCGCGCTTCGCGAGATCGAGGAGGCCGGCCCGAAACGCGAACGGTACCTGCCGGCCATACTGCAGGCATACCGGGCGCAGGGACTGGACGTGGGCACGGTTGCCGCCGACCCGGTGGAGATCAGTGGCATTAACAGCCAGTCGCAACTGGCGGAAGCAGGCATCGTGATGCGACAGCGCAAGAACGAAGAACTGATGGCGGCAGGCGTCACCATCATCGATCCGGCATCCACGTACATCGATGTCGATGTCCAAGTGGGCGCCGACACCGTGATTCACCCGAACGTGATTCTGGAAGGGCGGACGCGCATCGGTACGCGGTGCGACCTGCACGCCGGCGTCCGGATTGCCGACTCCACGCTCGGCGAAGGCGTCACGGTACTTGATCACTCGCTCATTGTGCGCGCCACCGTGGCGGACGAGGCGACGATCGGGCCATTCGCGCATCTCCGCCACGGCACCGCGATCGGCGTCCGGGCGCGGGTCGGCAACTTCGTCGAACTCAAGGAAGCCTCGCTCGGCGCCGGCGCGAAGGCGGGGCACCTCAGCTACGTCGGAGACGCCTCGGTGGGTGACAACGCGAACATCGGCGCGGGAACGATCACCTGCAACTACGACGGCCGGCAAAAGCACCGGACGACCATCGAGGACGACGTCTTCATCGGCAGCGGGACCGAATTGGTCGCCCCGGTCACCGTCGGCAAGGGCGCCTACGTCGGCGCCGGTTCCGTCGTCACGGAGGACGTCCCGCCCCGCGCCCTCGCCCTCGCGCGAAGCCGGCAGGTCATCAAGCCGGGCGGCTCGGATAAGATACGAAGGAAAGCGGGCGCCGGCGCAACCGACAAGGAGTAG
- the glmS gene encoding glutamine--fructose-6-phosphate transaminase (isomerizing), which yields MCGIVGYVGSKPVVPVLIDALRRLEYRGYDSAGIALVRGGGIEVRRSAGKLARLEEAITREPVDGDYGVGHTRWATHGRPTEENAHPHRDCTGKLVVVHNGIIENHLELKRELEAAGHRFATETDTEVVAHLVESELRGDGIDRAVRRALARLRGLFGMVLVHADDPNKIVAVRHGPPIVVGIGEDEFLIASDVTAILNHTRDVVFLGDEEMAVVTHGGVEFTDFAGAAVSKATQRIHWDPVMAEKSGHKHFMLKEILEQPMTLQETVVGRVSEEQGRVFLGELGIPDAVLRGIDHVVLLACGTSWHAGLVGKFLIEQLARIRVEVDYGSEYRYRGPIAGERTLAVVITQSGETADTLAALRAAKTAGANSIAICNVVGSMAAREADGAVYTHAGPEIGVASTKAFSAQLIALNLLALHLAQARGTIDAETERAHVDALARVPALVGDALLANDAIEAIAKRFYRRTDFLYIGRGINYPIALEGALKLKEISYIHAEGYPAGEMKHGPIALIDEHLPVVALIPQDRVFEKMQANVQEAKTRGAAVIAVSDAPQEAFRDILDPARDAFIQVPATHPLLMPIPMAVPLQLLAYHIGVLRGCDVDQPRNLAKSVTVE from the coding sequence ATGTGCGGCATCGTCGGGTACGTCGGCAGCAAGCCGGTGGTTCCCGTCCTGATCGACGCGTTGCGCCGGCTCGAGTACCGCGGCTACGACTCCGCCGGCATCGCGCTCGTTCGTGGCGGCGGCATCGAAGTGCGCCGCAGCGCCGGCAAGCTGGCGCGGCTCGAGGAAGCGATCACGCGCGAGCCGGTCGACGGCGACTACGGTGTCGGCCACACCCGCTGGGCCACCCACGGACGCCCCACCGAGGAGAATGCCCACCCTCACCGCGACTGCACCGGCAAGCTGGTGGTGGTCCACAACGGGATCATCGAGAACCACCTCGAGCTGAAGCGCGAACTCGAGGCGGCAGGGCACAGGTTCGCGACGGAGACCGATACCGAGGTGGTCGCCCACCTCGTGGAGAGCGAACTGCGCGGAGACGGAATCGACCGGGCCGTCCGCCGGGCGCTCGCCAGACTGCGCGGCCTCTTCGGCATGGTGCTCGTGCATGCCGACGACCCCAACAAGATCGTCGCCGTGCGGCACGGCCCGCCGATCGTCGTCGGCATTGGCGAGGACGAGTTTCTGATCGCCTCCGACGTCACCGCCATCCTGAATCACACGCGCGACGTCGTCTTCCTGGGCGACGAAGAGATGGCGGTCGTGACGCACGGCGGTGTCGAGTTCACCGATTTCGCCGGCGCCGCCGTGTCAAAGGCGACGCAGCGGATCCACTGGGACCCGGTGATGGCCGAGAAGTCGGGGCACAAGCACTTCATGCTGAAGGAGATCCTCGAGCAGCCGATGACTCTGCAGGAGACAGTGGTCGGCCGCGTCTCCGAGGAGCAGGGGCGTGTCTTCCTCGGCGAGCTGGGGATTCCGGACGCGGTCCTCCGCGGGATCGATCACGTCGTGCTACTTGCCTGCGGCACGTCGTGGCATGCGGGGCTGGTCGGCAAGTTCCTGATCGAGCAGCTCGCACGAATCCGCGTCGAGGTGGACTACGGCTCGGAGTACCGCTATCGCGGGCCGATCGCCGGGGAGCGGACGCTTGCGGTGGTGATTACGCAGTCGGGTGAGACCGCCGATACGCTGGCGGCGCTGCGCGCGGCGAAGACGGCAGGCGCGAACAGCATCGCCATCTGCAACGTCGTCGGCAGCATGGCGGCTCGAGAGGCAGACGGCGCGGTGTACACGCACGCCGGTCCGGAGATCGGCGTTGCGTCGACGAAGGCGTTCAGCGCGCAACTGATCGCGCTCAATCTGCTGGCGCTGCACCTGGCCCAGGCGCGCGGCACGATCGACGCCGAGACCGAGCGGGCACATGTGGACGCGCTCGCGCGCGTGCCGGCCCTCGTCGGCGATGCGCTTCTGGCGAACGACGCGATCGAGGCTATCGCGAAGCGGTTCTACCGGCGGACCGATTTCCTGTACATCGGCCGCGGCATCAACTACCCGATTGCGCTCGAGGGCGCGCTGAAACTGAAGGAGATCTCCTACATCCATGCCGAGGGCTACCCGGCGGGTGAGATGAAGCACGGTCCGATCGCGCTGATCGACGAGCACCTGCCAGTCGTGGCGCTGATCCCGCAGGACCGCGTCTTCGAGAAGATGCAGGCGAACGTGCAGGAGGCAAAGACCCGGGGCGCCGCGGTCATCGCGGTGAGCGATGCGCCGCAAGAGGCGTTCCGCGACATCCTCGACCCCGCGCGCGACGCGTTCATCCAGGTACCGGCGACGCATCCCCTGCTGATGCCGATCCCGATGGCGGTACCGCTGCAGTTGCTCGCCTACCACATCGG